Below is a genomic region from Actinomadura sp. NAK00032.
TTGAGTGCCTGCCGGGCCTTGGCCGTCCCGGAGCCGGGGTCGTTGGCGACCAGGACGCTCGTATGCCGGCTGACGGACGTCATCACGTTCAGCCCCTGCCGCACGGCCTGCTCGACGAGCTTTTCCCGCGCAATCTCGGTCTCCCCCGTGATGGCGACCTTCATCCCCTGGACGAGTTCGCTGGTCAGGCGCCCCGGGCAGCGGAAGGCGCACCTGGTCTTCGGGATGCCGTAATGGGCGGCGAGCGTCGCCAGTTCAGGTCTTTCGTCGCCGGCGAGAGGCGCCGGTTCAGCGCCAGCGTGCACAGCCGCCGCTCGACCGGGAGCCGGACGTTCGCGCGCATGAACTCCTGGGCGAGGAAGCTGTAGTCGAATGGCGCGTTGTGCGCCACGAGAACCCG
It encodes:
- a CDS encoding BRCT domain-containing protein, with protein sequence MKVAITGETEIAREKLVEQAVRQGLNVMTSVSRHTSVLVANDPGSGTAKARQALNNSAEPGRGTRRCRRSEPLR